From a single Populus nigra chromosome 18, ddPopNigr1.1, whole genome shotgun sequence genomic region:
- the LOC133679010 gene encoding magnesium protoporphyrin IX methyltransferase, chloroplastic-like, with the protein MAFTSSIFSHIPLSNQRIFPPNSHKPKPPRTTVTTAALPPLAAVTAADLDGTTLAVIGGGSVAALAAAISLTDPERRRRLQAEEVGGGDKEVVREYFNNSGFQRWRKIYGETDEVNRVQKDIRLGHSQTVENVLKMLKDEGSLEGVSVCDAGCGTGCLAIPLAKEGAAVYASDISAAMVAEAEKQAKEQLQAGSEKELVMPKFEVKDLESLNGKYDTVVCLDVLIHYPQSKADGMIAHLASLAENRLLLSFAPKTFYYDLLKRVGELFPGPSKATRAYLHAEADVERALKKVGWKIRKRGLVTTQFYFARLVEAIPA; encoded by the exons atggcatTTACATCCTCAATATTCTCTCACATTCCTTTAAGCAACCAAAGAATATTCCCTCCAAATTCTCATAAACCAAAACCACCCAGAACCACCGTCACCACCGCTGCACTTCCGCCTCTCGCCGCCGTCACTGCCGCTGACCTCGACGGAACCACCTTGGCTGTCATCGGAGGCGGGTCAGTGGCGGCTTTAGCTGCCGCCATATCACTCACCGACCCCGAAAGGCGGCGGCGCCTCCAGGCGGAAGAGGTGGGCGGCGGAGACAAGGAGGTGGTGAGGGAGTACTTCAACAATTCTGGGTTTCAACGGTGGAGAAAAATTTATGGAGAGACTGATGAGGTTAATAGAGTGCAGAAAGATATTAGGCTTGGTCATTCACAGACTGTTGAGAATGTGCTGAAGatgttgaaagatgaagggTCGTTGGAGGGTGTAAGTGTTTGTGATGCTGGGTGTGGTACTGGGTGTTTGGCCATACCCTTGGCGAAAGAAGGGGCGGCTGTTTATGCTAGTGATATTTCGGCTGCCATGGTGGCTGAGGCTGAGAAACAG GCAAAAGAGCAGCTTCAAGCAGGAAGTGAAAAGGAGTTGGTGATGCCTAAATTTGAAGTGAAGGATTTAGAGAGTTTAAACGGGAAGTATGACACGGTGGTCTGTCTAGATGTTCTGATACATTACCCACAAAGTAAAGCAGATGGGATGATCGCCCATCTTGCATCATTGGCTGAGAATCGACTACTTTTGAGTTTTGCTCCGAAGACATTTTACTATGATCTGTTAAAGAGAGTAGGGGAGTTGTTTCCTGGGCCTTCAAAGGCAACAAGAGCATATTTACATGCAGAGGCAGATGTAGAGAGGGCATTGAAGAAGGTTGGGTGGAAAATAAGGAAGAGAGGCCTGGTTACTACTCAGTTCTACTTTGCAAGACTCGTCGAAGCTATTCCTGCATAA